A region of Anopheles merus strain MAF chromosome 2R, AmerM5.1, whole genome shotgun sequence DNA encodes the following proteins:
- the LOC121590063 gene encoding uncharacterized protein LOC121590063, translating into MDNERNPYFKLQLRGQPQQPKLKLNKSPAKTDNAHRSPTLTVRKFNKPVAVDANKIQYTNGRGNNVLMYDGHRYIKNNCYGGKMYWKCSKWHTNCKARAITSVSNPEQCVLKNAHNHDVPREDMASNIRKDWE; encoded by the coding sequence ATGGATAACGAGCGCAATCCGTACTTCAAGTTACAGCTACGCGgacaaccacaacaacccaAGCTGAAACTCAATAAGAGTCCAGCAAAGACGGATAACGCTCACCGTTCACCGACACTTACGGTTCGCAAGTTTAACAAACCCGTTGCGGTGGATGCGAACAAGATACAGTACACCAATGGCCGTGGGAACAATGTGCTGATGTACGATGGGCATCGCTACATTAAGAACAACTGCTATGGCGGTAAAATGTATTGGAAATGTAGCAAGTGGCACACCAACTGCAAAGCACGTGCCATCACCTCGGTCTCAAATCCAGAACAGTGTGTGTTGAAAAATGCGCACAACCACGACGTACCGAGGGAAGATATGGCGAGCAATATACGCAAAGACTGGGAgtag